From one Pirellulales bacterium genomic stretch:
- the dnaX gene encoding DNA polymerase III subunit gamma/tau — translation MDETPAIAAPGSSGGEYIVVARRYRPQTFDELIGQEHVARGLSGAILSHRVGHAYLFTGARGVGKTSAARILAKALNCVHGPTPTPCNQCDICRSISAGDDVDVLEIDGASNRGIDEIRQLRQNVNMRPSRARFKIYIIDEVHMLTREAFNALLKTLEEPPEHVKFIFCTTEPEKIPITILSRCQRYDFAGIQSDSIARRLRQIAAAEGVEADADAIALLARRAAGSMRDSQSLLEQLLSLGGKRLTTADVHAMLGTAGGARLDGLVAYLVDHQPAGALAELDAAIGEGVDVGQLLDQLLGYFRDAMAAAAGCGPENFLYTDPGGQSALVAAGQQLGIETILAILQIIEQTLWRLRFSTQARTLAEMALVRIAKLDDLDRLSDLIAEFRSGAAVTAPAPNAAAPRAPSAASPAVSNLPAAKKKDELMPTGSDVPSPPPAANVSQPSSGGAVSVREIVPAAETRSTPLPPLPDPLKLFQQAAENVGGLVASSALEAESATLGESAAAGAAIGAPLQLVVTFPAKYNYGRTICSGADATKRLERALEEMAGSPIRLALTVAEGVATSGAAAEPLRPMSSRQREMQLLQNPLVRRASELFVANPVFREAGGKD, via the coding sequence ATGGATGAAACGCCCGCAATCGCAGCGCCTGGGTCGAGCGGCGGCGAATACATCGTCGTTGCCCGACGCTACCGGCCGCAAACCTTCGACGAGCTAATCGGCCAGGAGCATGTCGCCCGCGGATTGTCGGGCGCGATCCTGTCGCATCGCGTGGGGCACGCATATCTCTTCACCGGCGCTCGCGGAGTCGGCAAAACATCGGCCGCCCGAATTCTGGCCAAAGCGCTCAATTGCGTCCATGGTCCGACGCCGACGCCTTGCAATCAATGCGATATCTGCCGCAGCATCAGCGCCGGCGACGATGTCGACGTGCTCGAGATCGACGGGGCGAGCAATCGCGGCATCGATGAAATCCGCCAGTTGCGGCAAAACGTCAACATGCGGCCGAGTCGTGCCCGCTTCAAGATCTACATCATCGATGAAGTTCACATGCTCACTCGCGAGGCTTTCAACGCTTTGTTGAAAACGCTCGAAGAACCGCCGGAGCATGTGAAATTCATTTTCTGCACGACCGAGCCGGAAAAAATTCCGATCACCATCCTCTCGCGCTGCCAGCGCTACGATTTCGCCGGCATCCAATCCGATTCGATTGCCCGCCGGCTGCGGCAAATCGCAGCCGCCGAAGGCGTCGAGGCCGACGCCGACGCGATCGCGCTTTTGGCCCGGCGGGCGGCCGGCTCGATGCGCGATAGCCAATCGCTGTTGGAGCAGCTTCTCTCGCTCGGTGGAAAGCGGCTCACGACCGCCGACGTGCATGCGATGCTCGGCACTGCCGGCGGCGCGCGGCTTGATGGATTGGTCGCTTATTTGGTCGACCATCAACCGGCCGGCGCGCTTGCCGAGCTCGACGCGGCGATTGGCGAAGGGGTCGATGTCGGGCAGTTGCTCGACCAATTGCTGGGCTACTTCCGCGATGCGATGGCCGCGGCGGCCGGTTGCGGGCCAGAGAATTTTCTCTACACCGATCCTGGCGGCCAGAGTGCGCTTGTCGCCGCGGGACAGCAACTCGGGATCGAAACGATTCTCGCCATTTTGCAGATCATCGAGCAAACGCTGTGGCGATTGCGTTTCAGCACGCAAGCTCGAACACTGGCCGAGATGGCCCTGGTGCGGATCGCAAAACTGGATGATCTAGACCGTCTTTCGGATTTGATCGCCGAATTTCGTTCGGGCGCCGCGGTCACCGCGCCTGCGCCGAATGCGGCTGCTCCACGAGCGCCGAGCGCTGCCAGCCCGGCGGTGTCCAACTTGCCGGCAGCAAAAAAAAAAGATGAACTGATGCCGACGGGCAGCGATGTGCCATCGCCGCCGCCTGCGGCCAATGTCTCGCAGCCATCTTCAGGCGGGGCGGTTTCGGTTCGCGAGATTGTGCCCGCCGCGGAAACTCGCTCAACGCCTCTGCCTCCCTTGCCAGATCCGCTCAAATTGTTTCAGCAAGCCGCTGAAAACGTCGGCGGGTTGGTCGCCAGTTCGGCGCTTGAGGCGGAATCGGCCACACTGGGCGAGTCGGCCGCAGCCGGTGCTGCAATCGGCGCGCCACTTCAACTGGTCGTTACCTTCCCGGCAAAGTACAATTACGGCAGAACAATTTGCTCGGGGGCCGACGCGACAAAACGATTGGAACGGGCGCTGGAAGAAATGGCCGGCAGCCCAATCCGGCTGGCGTTGACGGTGGCCGAAGGAGTGGCGACATCCGGGGCTGCGGCGGAACCCCTGCGGCCGATGTCGTCGCGGCAGCGGGAGATGCAGTTGTTGCAAAATCCGCTCGTGCGCCGGGCTTCCGAGCTGTTCGTGGCCAATCCCGTGTTCCGGGAAGCCGGCGGCAAGGATTGA
- the recR gene encoding recombination mediator RecR has product MPLVTESVGRLIEELAKLPGIGRKSAERLTYHILRVNKNEAMGLADAIRDVKENVRYCKTCYNLAEADECVICSDPKRDRSLLCVVEQPRDLMALEQAGVYRGLYHVLLGRIAPLEGIGPDQLTIGPLIARIRNGNFSEVIMGTNPTLEGDGTALYIANQLADSPAPITRLARGITTGSVLEFANKEILSDALVGRQKF; this is encoded by the coding sequence ATGCCGCTGGTGACTGAATCCGTCGGACGCTTGATCGAAGAACTCGCCAAATTGCCCGGCATCGGTCGGAAATCGGCGGAACGGCTCACTTACCACATTTTGCGGGTCAACAAGAACGAAGCAATGGGCTTGGCCGATGCGATTCGCGACGTTAAGGAAAACGTTCGCTACTGCAAAACGTGTTACAATCTGGCCGAGGCCGACGAGTGCGTGATATGCAGCGATCCGAAGCGCGATCGCAGCTTGCTTTGTGTGGTCGAGCAACCGCGAGACCTCATGGCTTTGGAGCAAGCGGGCGTTTATCGGGGGTTATATCACGTGCTTTTGGGCCGAATCGCCCCGCTTGAGGGAATCGGCCCCGATCAATTGACGATCGGCCCTTTGATCGCGCGAATCCGCAACGGAAATTTTTCCGAAGTCATCATGGGCACGAATCCGACGCTGGAAGGGGACGGAACGGCCTTATATATTGCCAATCAACTGGCCGATTCGCCGGCGCCGATCACGCGTTTGGCCCGCGGCATCACGACCGGGAGCGTGCTGGAATTCGCGAACAAAGAGATTTTGAGCGACGCGCTGGTAGGTCGACAAAAATTTTAG
- the mch gene encoding methenyltetrahydromethanopterin cyclohydrolase, whose product MNSRAAAICRQMIADAELLRIAVHQATAGPTVIDCGIDARGGLEAGRRLADVCMAGLGDVSLVPAPHDLSLGLAVVVRSDWPVLACMAAEYAGWKVQQGDYFAMASGPMRAAAGKESLLETLGIHERPTSAVGVLETRRLPPPDVLKTLAEACGVAPDHLTILVAPTASQAGTVQIVARSLETALHKLFELGFDLHRIESGYGIAPLPPVAADDLTAIGRTNDAILYGGEVTLWVRGADADLEAIGPKIPSSASPDFGAPFGEIFTRYNKDFYAIDPHLFSPAVVTLANLDTGRSFRFGRTMSDVIRKSFGTELHDI is encoded by the coding sequence TTGAATTCCCGAGCCGCTGCAATCTGCCGGCAGATGATTGCCGATGCCGAGTTACTGCGCATTGCGGTGCATCAGGCAACGGCTGGCCCGACCGTGATCGATTGTGGAATCGACGCTCGCGGCGGTCTGGAAGCGGGCCGGCGGCTGGCGGACGTTTGCATGGCCGGTTTGGGAGACGTATCGCTTGTCCCAGCTCCGCATGATTTATCGCTCGGTTTGGCCGTTGTCGTGCGATCCGATTGGCCGGTCCTCGCCTGCATGGCGGCGGAGTATGCGGGCTGGAAAGTGCAGCAAGGGGACTATTTCGCAATGGCCTCGGGGCCGATGCGGGCTGCGGCCGGAAAAGAATCGTTGCTTGAAACGCTGGGTATCCACGAGCGGCCAACTTCGGCTGTCGGCGTGCTTGAAACCCGTCGCCTTCCGCCGCCCGACGTGCTGAAAACTTTGGCGGAAGCCTGCGGAGTTGCGCCGGATCACTTGACGATCCTGGTTGCCCCGACGGCGAGCCAGGCCGGCACCGTTCAAATCGTCGCCCGCTCGCTCGAAACGGCGTTGCACAAACTGTTCGAACTCGGCTTTGATTTGCACCGGATTGAAAGCGGCTACGGCATTGCTCCACTGCCGCCGGTCGCGGCCGACGATCTTACCGCGATCGGCCGCACGAACGACGCGATCCTCTATGGCGGCGAGGTGACGCTCTGGGTTCGCGGCGCCGATGCCGATTTAGAAGCGATCGGGCCGAAGATCCCGAGCAGCGCCTCGCCGGATTTCGGTGCTCCGTTCGGCGAAATTTTCACCCGCTACAATAAAGATTTTTATGCGATCGACCCGCATTTGTTCAGCCCCGCGGTCGTGACACTGGCGAATCTCGACACCGGCCGCAGCTTCCGTTTCGGCCGAACGATGTCCGACGTGATTCGCAAATCGTTCGGCACCGAGCTTCACGACATCTAG
- a CDS encoding DinB family protein: MAQKDRLKLWLDQSRKTSEGMLADFKTSDDWVYQVDPSANHAMWFIGHMTSTDNFVISKLAPERAVELPANYKELFGMGSHPVDDPAIYPTPDEALRLFRERRQALLAVLEKLSDEELSKPLAGGGPAFLTDNASMFELIVWHEGLHCGQMSVARRALGHAPLMGGAPPSPTKA; the protein is encoded by the coding sequence ATGGCCCAGAAAGATCGCTTGAAACTGTGGCTCGATCAATCACGCAAGACCAGCGAAGGCATGCTGGCCGATTTCAAGACGTCCGACGATTGGGTGTATCAAGTCGATCCGTCGGCCAACCATGCAATGTGGTTCATTGGCCACATGACATCGACCGACAACTTCGTGATCTCGAAACTGGCTCCGGAAAGGGCCGTCGAGTTGCCCGCCAATTACAAGGAATTGTTCGGCATGGGCAGCCATCCGGTCGATGATCCGGCCATCTATCCGACTCCGGACGAAGCCTTGCGATTATTTCGCGAGCGCCGGCAGGCGCTATTGGCCGTGCTCGAAAAATTGAGCGACGAAGAATTGAGCAAGCCGCTCGCCGGCGGAGGGCCGGCATTTCTGACCGATAATGCATCGATGTTCGAGCTTATTGTTTGGCACGAAGGATTGCACTGTGGGCAAATGAGCGTCGCCCGCCGCGCCCTGGGGCACGCGCCGCTAATGGGCGGAGCCCCGCCTTCGCCGACGAAGGCATAA
- a CDS encoding YbaB/EbfC family nucleoid-associated protein has translation MFKGIGNLASIVKQAQQMSTNLQAAQESLKGQRAVGRAGADMVEVEVNGLGQVLRITLDQGLVERGDREMLEDLIPAAVNQALAKAKELHRDALKEMTGGISFPPLDDLLAQVDT, from the coding sequence ATGTTCAAAGGCATCGGCAATCTGGCATCGATCGTCAAGCAAGCGCAGCAAATGAGCACGAACTTGCAGGCCGCGCAAGAGTCGCTCAAGGGCCAACGGGCCGTGGGCCGGGCCGGCGCGGATATGGTCGAGGTCGAAGTCAACGGTTTGGGGCAGGTGCTCCGAATCACCTTGGACCAAGGCCTCGTCGAGCGCGGCGATCGCGAGATGCTGGAAGATCTGATTCCCGCCGCGGTAAATCAGGCCCTCGCCAAAGCCAAGGAATTGCACCGCGACGCCCTCAAGGAAATGACCGGCGGAATCAGCTTTCCTCCGTTGGACGATCTGCTCGCGCAGGTGGACACGTAA
- a CDS encoding RimK family alpha-L-glutamate ligase, protein MRQFDAVLVRSMPPGSLEQIVFRMDLLARLEAGGIPVFNPPRALEAAVDKYLASARLAAAGVPVPHTFACQTADDALAAFAALGSDAVVKPLFGSEGRGIARLQDEAVAERVFRMLAGMGAVLYVQQFIPHDGFDVRVLVVGQKMFAMRRSNAADWRTNISRGATAEPIELTAEMAALARRSADAIGAPLAGVDLLPASDGSTYVLEVNAVPGWKALAAALQIDIAAAILEYVERQVVGG, encoded by the coding sequence TTGCGACAGTTCGACGCGGTCTTGGTGCGCTCGATGCCGCCGGGGTCGCTTGAGCAAATCGTATTTCGGATGGATTTGCTTGCCCGGCTCGAAGCAGGGGGAATTCCGGTGTTCAACCCGCCGCGGGCCCTCGAAGCAGCGGTCGATAAATATCTGGCCTCGGCAAGATTGGCGGCGGCTGGAGTGCCCGTGCCGCATACATTTGCTTGCCAAACGGCCGACGACGCCCTGGCCGCATTTGCGGCGCTCGGCAGCGACGCGGTGGTCAAACCGCTTTTCGGCTCCGAAGGGCGCGGCATTGCCCGGTTGCAAGACGAGGCCGTGGCGGAGCGTGTTTTTCGGATGCTTGCGGGAATGGGAGCGGTGCTCTACGTGCAACAGTTCATCCCACACGACGGTTTCGACGTGCGCGTGTTGGTCGTCGGCCAAAAGATGTTTGCCATGCGCCGCAGCAATGCCGCCGATTGGCGGACCAACATCAGCCGCGGCGCCACGGCGGAGCCGATCGAGCTCACGGCCGAAATGGCGGCCCTGGCTCGCCGGTCGGCCGACGCCATCGGCGCGCCGCTGGCCGGCGTCGATCTATTGCCCGCGAGCGATGGCAGCACCTATGTGCTCGAGGTGAACGCCGTGCCGGGATGGAAGGCGCTGGCGGCGGCATTGCAAATCGACATCGCCGCGGCCATTCTGGAGTATGTCGAGCGGCAAGTCGTCGGCGGCTAG